The following DNA comes from Flavisolibacter ginsenosidimutans.
ACAGCGTTCTTGTTGTGTATTTGCTCACCAACAACCAGCCTTCGCAAACGGCTTACACGTTGATCAACAGCGAAGGAAAAATCGTGCGTCAACGCAGCTTTGGTTCACTGCAAGCCAACACCGTTTACCGCGATACGGTTCGTCTTTCCAACGGCAGTTATCAATTCAAATTGCTGGATAGTGCCAACAATGGTTTGGAGTTTTGGGCTAACTCCCGCGGCGGCCGCGGCAAGGCAAGATTGCTGAACGGCAAAGGCGAGATCATTAAAAATTTTGAAGCGGATTTTGGTTCGTACGTGCAGTACGATTTTGCGGTGGGTGAGCCTGCGGAGCCAATTACAGCACAAACCTCTTTTGGTCTTTATCCAACCCGCACAAACGACAAAACAACCTTTGATTATTCGGCCAATTACCCTGAAGATGTGTTGGTGAAAATTGTTACCGACCCCGGCGACGTCGTGGTGGAAGAACACAAATATTTGCAAGTGAAAGAAGGCACGTTTGTGTACGATCTTAGTCGTTTTCCGAAGGGCCGCTTTTATTTAAAAGTCTTCATCAACGGGCAGGAAATGTTTAAAAAAAGAATCCGGTTGAAAGAATAATTTGATGGAGATTTCCGCACAAAAACAGAGAGCATGTTTCACCGCAGAAAATTTTTACAGGCCTCACTTCTTTCCTCCGCTTCGTTGCTGGTCAACAAATCCTTTGCTGCCTTGCCACGACGCGATGAAGAAAAAGGCGAACAACCCATTGTTATTTCCACCTGGGATTTTGGCCGCGCCGCAAACGCCGAAGCCTGGAAAGTTTTGAGCAGCGGCGGCAATGTTTTAGATGCCGTGGAAGCTGGCGTAAAAGTGCCCGAAGCCGATCCCGAAAACCATTCGGTGGGCTACGGCGGCTATCCCGACCGCGACGGAAAAGTAACGCTTGATGCCTGCATCATGGACGGCAATTTGAACTGCGGTTCCGTAGCATTTTTAGAGCACATTGTTCACCCCATTTCCGTTGCTAAACTGGTGATGGAAAAAACGCCGCACATCATGCTGGTGGGCGAAGGCGCTTTGCAGTTTGCGCTGGCCAACGGTTTTCAAAAAGAAAACCTTCTTACACCGGAAGCGGAAAAAGCCTGGAAGGAATGGTTGAAGACGTCGAAGTACGCACCGGTTATCAATATTGAAAACCAAAAGAAGGACCCGAGGCAGTTGCCCGGCGGTCCGCACAATCACGATACCATTGGCATGTTGGCCATTGATGCAAAGGGTATGATGGGCGGCGCCTGCACAACCAGCGGCGCAGCGTGGAAACTGCACGGCCGCGTGGGTGATTCGCCCATCATTGGCGCAGGCTTGTACGTGGACGGAGAAGCGGGGGCGGCCACGTCATCGGGCCTTGGTGAAGAAGTGATTCGCACCTGCGGTTCGCACGCCGTTGTTGAAATGATGCGCAGCGGCACAAAGCCAGAAGCGGCCTGCAAGAAAGTTGTGGAGCGCATTGTAAAGCGTGACGTGGAAAGAGCAAAAGGTTTGCAGGTTGGTTTTTTAGCACTTGATAAAAAAGGAAGATTCGGCGCTTACGCCATTCACAAAGGCTTTACGTATTCGGTGAAGAGTGCCAGCATAGAAAAGGTGTTTGAAGCGGAGAGTTATTTTAAATGATTGGCCTATGGTTAAGGTCTTTTTTAATCGCAATGAAAAATGAAATACACAGTCGAAGTCATTGCCTTTAACATTGAAAGCTGCGCCGTCATCCAACAAAGCGGTGCGCATCGCATTGAGCTTTGCGACAATCCGCATGACGGCGGCACTACGGCGTCTTACGGCATGATAAAAGCCGCAAGAGAAAAGGTCAACATTCAATTGTTTCCCATCATTCGTCCACGCGGCGGTGATTTTTTGTACAACGAGGATGAATTCAACATCATGAAGAATGATGTGCAATTGTGCAAAGGCCTCTGTTGCGACGGCGTGGTGCTTGGCCTCTTGCAAAAAGACGGAAGCATTGATATAAAACGAACGGCTGAATTGGTGGAACTGGCTTACCCAATGGAGGTGACTTTTCACCGTGCCTTTGACCGTTGCTGCAATCCCTTTGAAACGTTGGAACAGCTAATTGAAATCGGTTGCCAACGCATATTAACCTCAGGACAAAAACCACTTGCGACAGAAGGTGCAGAATTGATTGCAGAATTAATAAAAGCGGCAGATGACCGCATCATCATTATGCCCGGCAGCGGCGTTCGCCCCGACAACATTAAGGCGCTTGCGCAAAAAACCGGCGCTGTAGAATTTCATTCGTCACTGCGCACAAAGGCAGAATCAAAAATGGAATTTCATCATCCGGCATTTGTTGGTGAAGCGGACGATGCATCGT
Coding sequences within:
- a CDS encoding copper homeostasis protein CutC, giving the protein MKYTVEVIAFNIESCAVIQQSGAHRIELCDNPHDGGTTASYGMIKAAREKVNIQLFPIIRPRGGDFLYNEDEFNIMKNDVQLCKGLCCDGVVLGLLQKDGSIDIKRTAELVELAYPMEVTFHRAFDRCCNPFETLEQLIEIGCQRILTSGQKPLATEGAELIAELIKAADDRIIIMPGSGVRPDNIKALAQKTGAVEFHSSLRTKAESKMEFHHPAFVGEADDASYVTTDAGAVRNLLQALND
- a CDS encoding N(4)-(beta-N-acetylglucosaminyl)-L-asparaginase, which gives rise to MFHRRKFLQASLLSSASLLVNKSFAALPRRDEEKGEQPIVISTWDFGRAANAEAWKVLSSGGNVLDAVEAGVKVPEADPENHSVGYGGYPDRDGKVTLDACIMDGNLNCGSVAFLEHIVHPISVAKLVMEKTPHIMLVGEGALQFALANGFQKENLLTPEAEKAWKEWLKTSKYAPVINIENQKKDPRQLPGGPHNHDTIGMLAIDAKGMMGGACTTSGAAWKLHGRVGDSPIIGAGLYVDGEAGAATSSGLGEEVIRTCGSHAVVEMMRSGTKPEAACKKVVERIVKRDVERAKGLQVGFLALDKKGRFGAYAIHKGFTYSVKSASIEKVFEAESYFK